The Juglans regia cultivar Chandler chromosome 10, Walnut 2.0, whole genome shotgun sequence genome includes the window CTGGTGGTCTGTAGTTTTATGATGGAAGTTTTAATactcacttattttttaacatgtttTGTTTCTATCCCttgtgaaaaataaattctCAGTTATTTCTagttataaaaaacaaaaaagttattCGTTGAGCAGCTAGAAAGCGTTCTTCAAGGAAATGAAATTTCAATAAGGTGTTGTTAACAACTTGTTCCTTTCAAGGCTGTTTTGTTCACATATGTAATTTGATGGCCAAACGTTGTGCTGTCTGCAATAGTTTAAATCAAGTTACTCTTTCAGTGTGGAAAATAAACAcgatttattatttgttacagTCAAGATGAGCTTTTACTCAGGAGTCGAGATCAATCATGattaaattggttttttttttaaaacaaattggCATGATTAcgatgaaaaatataacattattcttgtatttaatgtgatatgtcCCTGGGTGCCAATTGTATATTttaatgtcaaaaaaaaaaatctggattGGTTTTTCTTGCTTAAGCAAGTTACGATATTAACaattgtttctttatttatttaattttaattcgtGTGGAGAAAAAGATGGAGTGAAAGTGTTTTAACTGAAATAATTAAGTCATGATTTATTCTAATTAAGACAGGGTGTCTCTTTTCATCTTGTATTAAGTATATATGTGCTTGAGAAAGTTGTTCCCATGTTGATATGCATGTATATGATGACAAGGCACATTTGCCTCCCATATTAAGAGGCAACAGGGTTCAAAAGCTTCAGTTATAATCATTGGTAATGGTATATCAGGTGTAGCTGCTGCACATATCCTCAATGATGCATCATTTAAGGTGGTCATATGTAATGCAGtatatctctttttctttactAAAAGCTTTAGGTAGGCCTTGCTTTCTACAATTTCTTAATAtcgtcaatttttttttcaggtgATCTTGCTAGAATCAAAGGATATATTTGGCAGTCGTATTCATACAGACTACTCATTTCGTTGTCTAGTAGAAATGGGAGCATCATGGTAAGTTCActtgttattttttgtgaatccGTTTCCAAACTCTGGATGTTGTAAATACAAATGGATTCATTGGTTATGCATTGAAAATTAAATGGTGTCTTTATCTATAAATTCATAATGCTCTGTTAGTTCTTGTGGCACACTATCCAATTTATTTGCTCTATTATCCATTGTTCCTGGGCTATCTCTACATACTGGTATCAGCTTTAGTATCAATTCCCCTCTTCTGGATTCAATTCCATATTTTATAGTCCATTATCTACagctcaatttttattttcactttttttaatagataCTTCATAAGATCCTTGAAATATCAAAGACAACACAATTTCTTTGTTGCTTAACCACATCTAGA containing:
- the LOC109021768 gene encoding uncharacterized protein LOC109021768 isoform X1, which translates into the protein MAEASAQCLQEEHEENPYSISIAVNLHHWLICTFASHIKRQQGSKASVIIIGNGISGVAAAHILNDASFKVVICDLARIKGYIWQSYSYRLLISLSSRNGSIMLNIVVLHYQNQKLVQKLEAQKIRVFFQTNSLN
- the LOC109021768 gene encoding polyamine oxidase 5-like isoform X2, whose product is MAEASAQCLQEEHEENPYSISIAVNLHHWLICTFASHIKRQQGSKASVIIIGNGISGVAAAHILNDASFKVILLESKDIFGSRIHTDYSFRCLVEMGASCLILLFFIIKIKSLYKS